Proteins encoded together in one Passer domesticus isolate bPasDom1 chromosome 6, bPasDom1.hap1, whole genome shotgun sequence window:
- the LOC135303759 gene encoding olfactory receptor 5J3-like isoform X1: protein MPGSNCTQANEFSLAGFTENLATQVTLFLLFLLTYLVTILGNLGMITLIRASALLHSPMYYFLGNLAFVNLCTATIITPRMLAGVLLGTRGITYAGCMAQTFTFGLFLATECFLLAAMAYDRYVAICHPLLYPLVMSPECCSRLVTGSYLLGLTNGVGQTIGMSSLFFCSSSTIDLFFCDISMLISLSTSDTTLSLVILRTSSSLLGVPSMLVVLVSYVAIISSILSISSAEGKRKAFSTCASHLTAVSTFYGALIFMYLIPRSDTSRGGDKWAAVLYTVVTPMLNPFIYSLRNQEVHGEIQSDEALLETQNNLGWRRRRSCSAGLNQARVKCCVHK from the exons ATGCCAGGAAGCAATTGCACCCAAGCAAATGAGTTCAGCTTGGCAGGATTCACTGAGAACCTGGCAACTCAGGTCACCCTCttcctgctgttcctgctcACCTACCTTGTCACCATCCTGGGCAACTTGGGGATGATCACCTTGATCAGAGCCAGTGCCCTGCTCCATTCCCCCATGTATTATTTCCTGGGCAACCTGGCTTTTGTGAACCTCTGCACTGCCACCATCATCACCCCCAGGATGTTGGCTGGGGTTTTGCTGGGGACGAGGGGGATCACCTATGCTGGGTGCATGGCTCAGACCTTCACTTTTGGGCTGTTTCTGGCCACTGAGTGTTTCCTACTGGCTGCAATGGCCTATGACCGCTATGTGGCCATTTGCCACCCCCTGCTCTACCCCCTGGTCATGTCCCCAGAGTGCTGCTCCCGGCTGGTGACCGGCTCCTACCTCCTGGGGCTGACCAACGGCGTGGGACAAACCATTGGCATGTCCAGCTTGttcttctgcagctccagcaccatcGACCTGTTCTTCTGTGACATCTCCATGCTGATCTCGCTCTCCACCTCTGACACCACCCTCAGCCTCGTCATCCTGAGGACTTCTTCATCTTTGCTGGGTGTTCCTAGCATGCTGGTGGTCCTGGTGTCCTATGTGGCCATCATCTCCAGCATCCTGAGCATCAGCTCAGCTGAGGGCAAGCGCAAAGCCTTCTCCACCTGTGCCTCCCACCTCACTGCCGTCAGCACCTTCTATGGGGCGTTGATTTTCATGTACTTAATCCCCAGGTCAGACACCTCCAGGGGAGGAGATAAATGGGCTGCTGTGCTCTACACTGTGGTAACCCCCATGCTGAACCCcttcatctacagcctgaggaaccaggag GTCCATGGGGAAATCCAGAGTGATGAGGCTCTCCTGGAGACTCAGAACAACTTgggatggaggagaaggagaagctgCTCAGCTGGATTAAATCAAGCCAGAGTCAAG TGTTGTGTTCACAAATAG
- the LOC135303759 gene encoding olfactory receptor 5J3-like isoform X2, whose protein sequence is MPGSNCTQANEFSLAGFTENLATQVTLFLLFLLTYLVTILGNLGMITLIRASALLHSPMYYFLGNLAFVNLCTATIITPRMLAGVLLGTRGITYAGCMAQTFTFGLFLATECFLLAAMAYDRYVAICHPLLYPLVMSPECCSRLVTGSYLLGLTNGVGQTIGMSSLFFCSSSTIDLFFCDISMLISLSTSDTTLSLVILRTSSSLLGVPSMLVVLVSYVAIISSILSISSAEGKRKAFSTCASHLTAVSTFYGALIFMYLIPRSDTSRGGDKWAAVLYTVVTPMLNPFIYSLRNQEVHGEIQSDEALLETQNNLGWRRRRSCSAGLNQARVKLC, encoded by the exons ATGCCAGGAAGCAATTGCACCCAAGCAAATGAGTTCAGCTTGGCAGGATTCACTGAGAACCTGGCAACTCAGGTCACCCTCttcctgctgttcctgctcACCTACCTTGTCACCATCCTGGGCAACTTGGGGATGATCACCTTGATCAGAGCCAGTGCCCTGCTCCATTCCCCCATGTATTATTTCCTGGGCAACCTGGCTTTTGTGAACCTCTGCACTGCCACCATCATCACCCCCAGGATGTTGGCTGGGGTTTTGCTGGGGACGAGGGGGATCACCTATGCTGGGTGCATGGCTCAGACCTTCACTTTTGGGCTGTTTCTGGCCACTGAGTGTTTCCTACTGGCTGCAATGGCCTATGACCGCTATGTGGCCATTTGCCACCCCCTGCTCTACCCCCTGGTCATGTCCCCAGAGTGCTGCTCCCGGCTGGTGACCGGCTCCTACCTCCTGGGGCTGACCAACGGCGTGGGACAAACCATTGGCATGTCCAGCTTGttcttctgcagctccagcaccatcGACCTGTTCTTCTGTGACATCTCCATGCTGATCTCGCTCTCCACCTCTGACACCACCCTCAGCCTCGTCATCCTGAGGACTTCTTCATCTTTGCTGGGTGTTCCTAGCATGCTGGTGGTCCTGGTGTCCTATGTGGCCATCATCTCCAGCATCCTGAGCATCAGCTCAGCTGAGGGCAAGCGCAAAGCCTTCTCCACCTGTGCCTCCCACCTCACTGCCGTCAGCACCTTCTATGGGGCGTTGATTTTCATGTACTTAATCCCCAGGTCAGACACCTCCAGGGGAGGAGATAAATGGGCTGCTGTGCTCTACACTGTGGTAACCCCCATGCTGAACCCcttcatctacagcctgaggaaccaggag GTCCATGGGGAAATCCAGAGTGATGAGGCTCTCCTGGAGACTCAGAACAACTTgggatggaggagaaggagaagctgCTCAGCTGGATTAAATCAAGCCAGAGTCAAG ctgtgctga